In Ananas comosus cultivar F153 linkage group 7, ASM154086v1, whole genome shotgun sequence, the sequence TTTGCAGATGGACCAAATCACAGCTCCGAGGACGTGGGGGCTGTTACAAGCACGCTTTTTATGGCATAGAAAGTCACAGGTAAGAGTGTTCATTTTGGCTGCAAAATTGAAAACTAAACCAATTGAACTAAGACAGTTTTgagacagtttttttttttttttttttctgtttatttgGTTCAGCTTGGTTCACAAACTTTCTAAAAGAATCAAACcgaaaattaaataacaatttATATAGAGACATATTGTATATGCATAAGAGATGTAAAACTTTGTTTCATATGTTTATATAAACAATGTCGATTTAATGAAGACATATATGATTACTTTAGTATGTAATGATTTGTTATCATCAATCAATTAAAGAAATCCAACTTAAAGAAAAGGCTTAAACCAATTAATCAAATGTAACCAGACCGAACAGAGCAAGTGATCAGATGATGGCTTTTAAGACTGACTGTCACTTGGTTATCATATTGTATTGCCATATCAGTGTCAGTGTGCCATGCTGCATTTTCTCAATGAGGGTGCCCAAAAGGTTTACTTGTttcatatttgaagtattttgcTTTGATTTCTCATGGCTTATCCTATGACATGTTGGAACAGGTGCATGGAAGCAACTCCAAGTTTGGCCTGTGCAAATAAATGTGTTTTTTGTTGGCGTCATCATGCAAATCCAGTTGGAAAGAGCTGGCGATGGAAGATGGATGATCCCCTTGAGATCGTAGATGCTGCAATTGACCAGCATACAAAAATGATTAAGCAGATGAAAGGAGTGCCAGGTATCTCATAAATGCTATTCAGTGGTGTAGAATATTGCGGCATTTGTCTCCCTAGGCTGTACAGTTAAATAATTATGAACATTATAGTTCCCATACATTTGAAGCATTTTGAAGCAAAATTTGCCCTTTCACTTTGGCGACAATTGTGCGTCAAGTATGGTGTTTTTATAACAACTTTTTCTTATGGTGCTCTCTTCTTCCATCATTCAGGCGTAAAGCAAGAGCGGCTAGATGAAGGTCTTTCTCCTAGACATTGTGCCTTGTCCCTTGTCGGTGAACCAATCATGTATCCTGAGATAAATACCCTAATTGATGAGCTGCATCAGAGACGTATATCAACATTTCTTGTTACCAATGCTCAATTTCCTGATAGGATAAAAATGTTGAAACCCATTACCCAGGTCATCTTTcgattatatatgtaatatcGGTTGCTTATATGGACCTTAAACTGCTCATAGTGTGACATTCtggtattattttctttttaattttttttttaaactattgcaGCTATATGTCAGTGTAGATGCTTCCACAAAAGAGAGCCTGAAGGCAATTGATAGACCATTGTTTGGCGACTTCTGGGAGCGTTTTCTTGTGAGTTTCTATGAATATTATATGGAATTTTGTTGTGTGAGGCTTTCTTAAATGTTTACTAGAGGCTATCATATTGAATGAAATGTGTATTTTTAATTTAGGCTTTTGCTATATGAAACCTAAGAATTAAATACTTTGTGTATCTAGtattgggaaaacttcagatacccctcGTTGTATAGGTTGATTCCTAATCAAGCCAAATTGCTCTTGGACAGACTTATTATCATTCAATCAAGTGAATTTGCTATTGCTATAAGTTCACACAAATCTgacatgtatttttttttgttttcatgcGATAGGATTCTCTAAAGGCATTGCATGACAAAGAACAGCGAACTGTTTATCGTTTGACTTTGGTTAAAGGGTGGAATGCAGAGGAGATTGATGCATATGCAAACTTGTTGACCATGGGAAAACCTGATCTAGTTGAAATCAAGGGTGTGACATACTGTGGCTCGTGAGTagctttaattttatatatttttctttttcatctgTTCCTCCTGAGCATCATGTGCATCCTGCTGATTTTGTGTTACTTAATTCTACAGGTCTGCCACATCAAAATTGACAATGGAAAATGTCCCTTGGCATTCTGATGTTAAAGCTTTCTCAGAGGCTTTGGCAGTAAAAAGCAACGGCATATATGAAGTTGCTTGTGAGCACGTCCACTCTTGCTGTGTCCTTTTAGCAAAGGTCGACAAGTTCAAAGTCGACGGTAAATGGTATACATGGATAGACTACGAGCGGTTCCAGGAGCTggtaaaattttcttctttactTTAGTTTGTTTTACATTGTTACCGATCAATATTACTTAGTCACTATACTTTTGACAAGTCAGGTGGCTTCAGGAACGCCTTTTAGAACTGAAGACTATACGGCCCTTACACCTTCTTGGGCTGTTTATGGTGCCGAGGAAGGTGGTTTTGATCCAGGACAATCTCGTTACAAGAAGGAGAGACGCCATGGAGCTCGGAGCTAGTCTCTTTTAAACGGCCCTAGTTTGGAGTAGCGAGCAGCCAAACTATTCATGAGAAGATTTCTTAAACAAACATGAATATGCCAGTTCTGCCGTACGGTATGCCTAACCTACGTAAAATGAATTATTTTGTAGAATAGTTTTGTATTGCATAATTCTTAAAGATGCCGATTTATAGATATTTCGCAATCTGTCCTTTTCTGTATGAATTAATTCATCAGGATGGTTTGGcaaaaatatagattatctCAATTAAATGAGAGAACGGGTCGAAGCAAAAGCTCCAACGTGAGTCTGGCttattcttctttattattGTGAGGCTTTTTGGATTTGATTACTTACCGGCTGCCAGTGAGTTGCCTTATTATAAATTTAGGACACCAAGTTGCTTGCCTGGTGGACTTCCATCCTAAAAATTCTTTTCTTTGGTTGATGCTCCTGTATCTAGAGTTATTCTGTATCTTTGGCAATAAAAAGCAACGTGCGCAATTGTTAAACGTATTGTCATTCTTAGAATAAAGTCTGCCAGATTCATGAACTTAGGAAACACGAATTCGGCATATGCTGATTTGGATCGTAAAATAGTTTATCGCCATCTACGTATCTTTGCCGACAACTTACTTGCAGTTATTCTAGTTAGGTTCAACGATTCTGGCTGTTTAGTAGTTTTGAGACTTTGTCAGCATAGATCTCACATAGAAGTTagaaatccaaaatctaggaaATAGGGCAGTTGAATCCGAGTTGTGTAATATGGCAATGAATACCGTTGATTAGAGGTCTGAGAATCTCTTTCGTCGAGTAATTGATTACTCTGCAGTCAGATAATCAAACACGTTCTACTCTGAGATTCTTGCAGTTGTGAATCCTGGACCCAGATTATAGAGGACATCTTTTTTTGGATTAGTTATTCTATCCATGAGATTAGCCTTTGGTCCCTAGTTTTGAGGCTCTGCTTTTGCCTCAAAGGCAATTATTTGGCCTTCGTACCACTTTCCAGAGTTTTCATTGTACATCTTAAACATTCTTGTCCCTACAGTGTGGCTAAACAAGCAGTAATCCACCAACTCCTGTACCATTGCTATCGCCCCGAACTGATGAGCGTCAAACTTGTATACTTAATTTCTCTTGATAGTAATTGAAAGAAAGCGAACTCGTGTAAGCATATTTAAAAGTAACATAAAAACTTGTATAAGTTTAGCTATCGATGACGGGTAACATCAAACAATCCATAGATCGAGCAAACAACGGATGAGCCAACTGTCTGAAGCATGGCTCCAAAATTAAGTTCATAGCAACCTCATGATTGGCCCCTGATTTTGCTTTTACGTTTAACTTTTGAACTGAacatatagtaaaaaaatttttttacaaaacttGAAATTAGAGCTTCCGTTGCTGAAGAGTGAAAGCAATCTCTATCAACCCGCTGTGTTTTGTATGCGTGCGAGTGGAGAGTTTACTGTTGACATCCTGACTTCAAGGGCCCCGAAAGGCCGGCCACCTTTGACCCTCCTTAAATAAGGGGAAGTTTAGTCAACTAGTCAAAACCATCTTATTTATTTGCTCACATTTGTGTCTTCCAAGGACACCTTCATTGCATAAAGCTTAATAAGAGTATTTCCTAAAGAAAATATCTGTAACCCAAAAATTCTAACCTGAAACTTTAAATTCTATCTTTCACAGGCGGTCAGAACTCTTTGAAAAAGTACATTACTGAAAATGCTTCCATTGCTTTCTCAAACAGCTTCGCCGAACACCTTACTCGACTGTCAACAGAGactttttttggtctttttagCAATTCCAAAGATTACAGGCTGAAAGTGGTAAAGCAACCAACAAATTACACCCCTGGTGAGTAGTCTCCTCTCTCATCAGAATTAGCAAAGAAAACAACGACACCAAAACCTTTCCGAAAAAGCTAACCACacctcaaagagagagagagagagagagagagagagagagagggtcaATGTGGATAAAATCATGAGCTTTTACGAGGTTGTTGGCTTTTTCTCCTTGTTCTGCTTTTGGCATGGCTTGTCTCTGCAGCCACGGCTTTTTTATCTGCTTGTGAGGCTGAGAGCTTCTCTCCTCGCTTTTCCTCCTCCTGCACCTgcgccaccgcctcctcctccttcttcttcttcttcttcttgggttcttcctctccctcttcctcttcctcatcttcatctccctcctcctcttcctttgtCTCCTTCTCCGCTACCACCACTTTCCGAGGCCGACCTCGCTTTCTCGCGGCCGGCGGAGCCGTCGGCTTCTCCGATGTTTCTCCTGTTGATAGAGTTGATCCCATCTTGTGTTTCTTCCTCCCCATCCCCCTCACTCGGCTCGACCAAACGTATCAACAATATAGAGGTACTGATCAAATACGATCCTTGCTAAGAAGATACACCTCTCAATCCTTTTCAGACTCTATTCTCCGATTCAACAACTTCAGCAGGTTTAACCAATCCACCGAGAATTGAATACTGGTCAATCGAATTAGCAGTAATCAGAATAAATATACACAGTTGAGAGACCATACTTACAGGGATTTAGATCAACTATTTCTCTCAAATTCCCCACCAATCGCAGATAATTgtagttttctctctctctttcttcttctcagaATCTGAGAGGGGATAGAGCAGGAAAGGAAGGGCTACGGAAGGGAGGAAGAAAGGGCGAAGGCACTATccgctattattattattattattattaaaataaaagccCAGGCTCCCCAGTTGGTCCCTGATTGATTAATTATCCTATCCTTTGCTATTTACTAAACCCACTGCTCCACTTGAGTATTTGTTCCCTTTTTCGCTAGTAAAATATTAAGCCTGTACGTATGTTGAGTCTTTGGGTATTCTATTTATATAGAGACATCGTTAGTACATCACCGGCACTTCTAAACTACGCTGAGGGAGCTAAGAATACCAAAGACTCAACATACGTACAAATTAGATAGTGAAAGAAGGGGGAGCATATTTGCGACAACTCAGTGCGCAGAATACGTTTACACTATCGTGGTGATAATGGGCTCCAGTACGATCATTTTTGAAAATCTACACAAAGGGGCGATAATGGGCTCGAGTCCGATCATTTACCGGCCTAGCCCAGTAGAACAACATCAATTTTGAACTCGGAACAAGCAGAGCCCAGGTCCACCCACTACTCGGACGTCTCCACCCTGCTCAGCATTTTATACATCAACTGTTCTTAaataatataagataaaataactatttttctttatcAAAAATCTTACACAGATATGTTTTCTGCACATAGAGATATTTTTAGTAGgctcaaaatatgaatttaaattaaatcagAAGAACTGAATAAAGTCATAAGTCTGACGAATTATAAACTCAAGACCAACAGTGTATTattactctttttattttcctctctcATTGTATTTAGGACCAATTGTGTCGAACAATGAacatacttttttctttttcgatcGTTAAGATGATAACAATGCGGAATTAATCGCAACagtcccattttttttttcttacttttccGGATATGTAAAAGATCTAACTTAGAACAATTTTGTAGTATATCATGTGTCAATAGAAcccagaaaaataaaataaaactgttTCAGCGTCTCTTTATACAATTATACAGAAAATTTTATGTTATACAGCGGCAGAATACGAAATACTAGTACGCTTTGTACACGCGTACGTCCGAAGCATCACGGCCGTGACTCGTGGTGAACACGAGGACTCACGTGTGGGGCCCACGTGTTCGCCACACATCCGGGATATATAACCGTTACACCGAAGAGCATCACGTGCATGTTCAACACCTGGCGCTCTCACTGCCGGTCAGATTTATTCAGTCCACGCCCCTACCCAACCCGAAAACAACCGGACCCGGAAATTCTTACGTAGACCAGGTTTATGATGGACCGATTCCCTAAAACAAAAAAtgggggatttttttttttctttccttagAACGTTGGCAATAGCTATTAGTCATTATATTAAGCATTCAATTAAAttttctgtaaaaataaaaaaaatactatgggtatatttatatatggGTACAAATCTAATACATCACACATTTTAAAAATCACAAACACCTTTTAAGTATTTagtattgaaaagaaaatattgataaatatatataaaaaaagataaataaagtataaaatttatacttaataaATAGGTGTATGGATAATATTGTACTATATAAAAGTTGTTTGCTGATACATCCAAAGCATATGACCGGTTCTTTGATGACGTGGCGAACGATGTCCACCTAATAACCTCCGGTTCACAGTGGTTAGTGCTCCACTTCTCCCAGCCAAGCTATACAAGCTGTTCATTGACTGCGGCGAGCTCCTTCTTCgcctctagaaagagaaagggaaagggaaagagaaaacgAGAGAGggagggtagagagagagagagagagagagagaggatgacgCTGGGGTTGATCAATGCGAACCCCGTAGTGCGCGAGACGAAGAAACGGATCGCGCGCGCGGAGGATCCCCACCCCGACGACGCCGTAGATCCCCTCGACGTTTTTGATATCCTCAAATCGattctcctttttttgtttttttgcccTAGATTTTTTTTCTGAGCTATTAGTTTGCTTCGAATCGATGCTGCGTAGATCGTAATTATGTAGgaatttgatgattttatctcgttttattttatattattaccCTCGTTTTTCTTCGGGGTTTTTttttcgatatatatatatatatatatatatatatatttccttaACTTGGGAACAAATTCGGTGAGGGATATTAGGGATCCGGAGCATCCTTACTCGTTGGAGCAGCTCAGCGTTTTGTCGGAGGAATCCATCACTGTTGATGAGAAGCTCGGCCGTATACAGTAAGCGATTCGAATGCGCTACtactatttctttctttttttagattttttcttttttgagatcAAGAGTGTTTACTCTGAATTATTTTGATTGTTACATGTCATTAATTTGTTGGATTTTGGATTGCATCGGAATAGTTTTCATATACATTGGAATAATCTAGAATCTTTGGTAACGTTAATTGAGCATAGATTATTGTGATTAGATCACAAACATAAATATTTCTGTGTTCGTAGTTGTAAATCTGGAATTATCGTGCAATATCTAGGTCCATTGTTAGTTCTGATCTAATGTTTGTGGGAGTGACTTTAATTTTGGGTCTCTGCTTCCTGTGCTAACATATGTGGCATTTGCAGGATAACATTCACTCCAACAGTCCAACACTGTAGTATGGCGACGGTTATCGGTTTGTGTTTACGGGTTAAGTTAATGCACTGCTTCCCCCCACATTTCAAGGTTAGCAATTAAGTGTTACCTTAACACATTTGGATATGGTGGAAAAGATTGAGAAGTGCTCTTTTGTGGGTTTTCTAAACCCTGCAATGTTTTTTTAAccaattttgattattttgagATCATTGAGCTTGTTTTGTGTCTCTAGGCAAGTTTCGTTACCAACAACAAGGAAAATTGACTAAAATGATTGTGTCGATCTACGAATTTGTTGATCGTGTAGATCTAATGTTATAGGCATATCCTTGGCGGTCATCGAAGGCTTTGTGAACTAAAGTTGGACGGAGACATTGGTGTTGGTTACGATCCTTTCTTCACCTTTTCCCACTTTGTGATGATGTCCCA encodes:
- the LOC109712755 gene encoding S-adenosyl-L-methionine-dependent tRNA 4-demethylwyosine synthase — protein: MTDASLSSLPPRLASAFFLFKSLRLRRLRISAPSPANPNPKIFFASHTGTSETLARRLSHRLRSLGLPFDLVDPKHYEPEDLPKETLVLIVASTWEEGRPPPNAEFLARWLAESAEDFRVGSLLLSRCRFAVFGVGSGAYGEAFNAAARDFSQWMRSLGATEMLPVSEGDVDGGDVDEVFDAWSEKVIGLLKEKEEEGNGKVIGLLKEKEEEGNGELLGSGVESDASDGMEEESEEEADVEDSNEVDMEDIAGKAPSRKSSVTLVNGKSSGTLVNGKGDGLREMVTPIIRTSLEKQGYKIIGSHSGVKLCRWTKSQLRGRGGCYKHAFYGIESHRCMEATPSLACANKCVFCWRHHANPVGKSWRWKMDDPLEIVDAAIDQHTKMIKQMKGVPGVKQERLDEGLSPRHCALSLVGEPIMYPEINTLIDELHQRRISTFLVTNAQFPDRIKMLKPITQLYVSVDASTKESLKAIDRPLFGDFWERFLDSLKALHDKEQRTVYRLTLVKGWNAEEIDAYANLLTMGKPDLVEIKGVTYCGSSATSKLTMENVPWHSDVKAFSEALAVKSNGIYEVACEHVHSCCVLLAKVDKFKVDGKWYTWIDYERFQELVASGTPFRTEDYTALTPSWAVYGAEEGGFDPGQSRYKKERRHGARS
- the LOC109712841 gene encoding vegetative cell wall protein gp1-like: MSFYEVVGFFSLFCFWHGLSLQPRLFYLLVRLRASLLAFPPPAPAPPPPPPSSSSSSWVLPLPLPLPHLHLPPPLPLSPSPLPPLSEADLAFSRPAEPSASPMFLLLIELIPSCVSSSPSPSLGSTKRINNIERQNTKY
- the LOC109712840 gene encoding protein AE7-like 1 produces the protein MTLGLINANPVVRETKKRIARAEDPHPDDAVDPLDVFDSVRDIRDPEHPYSLEQLSVLSEESITVDEKLGRIQITFTPTVQHCSMATVIGLCLRVKLMHCFPPHFKVDIKVSPGSLANEESVNKQLNDKERVAAALENPNLRQLVDECLYSNELYSY